One genomic region from Podarcis raffonei isolate rPodRaf1 chromosome 16, rPodRaf1.pri, whole genome shotgun sequence encodes:
- the RITA1 gene encoding RBPJ-interacting and tubulin-associated protein 1, which yields MKASAELGIQPRQFQRSGRRGYRVTAKASYVDESLFGSPAGRLNARAEFDPPWVCKKASSPRPLLWSSKTTQWEVDTSPSTVAPPTSTPRKGNKYRLKSHTPSYCDETLFGPKPGVWEQATPWMVKGEVAKLRPLLLTPPSAARNRPVLSPRPKDTPLRAFHAETPDTQGKEAFGTWRGGESSPWGHPENCLDADSQEFLGRAPPQPVIRLYKTSEGSQAHLSKPRTSVEQDHQCSVASPGSLPRQRSNNLSESSSARVIRATSSCKPRPPWK from the exons ATGAAGGCATCTGCTGAGCTGGGGATCCAGCCCCGCCAGTTCCAACGCAGTGGGAGGAGAGGCTACAGGGTCACGGCCAAAGCCTCCTACGTAGACGAGTCACTCTTCGGCAGCCCCGCAGGACGACTGAACGCCAGAGCAGAGTTTGACCCACCATGGGTGTGTAAGAAAGCTAGTTCTCCGAGACCCCTTTTGTGGAGTTCCAAGACGACACAATGGGAGGTGGACACCAGCCCCTCGACAGTCGCTCCGCCCACCAGCACTCCGAgaaagggaaataaatacag GCTGAAAAGTCACACCCCATCCTACTGCGATGAGACCTTGTTTGGGCCAAAGCCAGGGGTTTGGGAGCAGGCGACTCCCTGGATGGTGAAGGGGGAAGTGGCTAAGCTCCGCCCTTTGCTTTTGACTCCACCTTCAGCTGCGAGGAACCGGCCAGTCCTTTCCCCTCGTCCGAAGGACACGCCCCTGAGAGCCTTCCATGCGGAGACACCGGACACTCAGGGCAAAGAGGCATTTGGAACCTGGCGTGGAGGAGAAAGTTCTCCTTGGGGGCACCCTGAGAACTGCTTAGACGCAGACAGCCAGGAATTTCTGGGACGGGCGCCCCCCCAGCCTGTTATCCGGCTGTATAAAACTTCTGAGGGTTCCCAGGCCCACCTAAGCAAGCCAAGGACAAGTGTGGAGCAGGATCACCAATGCTCAGTGGCTTCCCCAGGGTCTCTGCCTAGACAACGTTCAAATAATTTGTCCGAGTCGTCGTCTGCCAGGGTCATAAGAGCTACAAGCTCATGTAAGCCCAGGCCgccctggaaataa
- the IQCD gene encoding dynein regulatory complex protein 10 has product MATQVVHLSTQSDANLTRKVNLRMPLKILEPGRSKLSTVETKRIISVMDDTIFKVELVSAFSYIIKNLEDMSAVLGPELTGALKEHLRLSNVMEATLTRLEEEGVLQKGTARGWLIDTEDPSGYLVLHIQGLRSSVRNIVRLFFAHPLAYQAIQDIANFRQLAVSQFIKGLVELRGFLLEKLLTTPLEERERNRFIHEISQRDKKNTEMIAALEEELAAEIKSRDDEISRKNATIKDLKTHLHSLSKVSENQILRTRAEAEKAQKTELRGSQGKCAKFQQELNQLRAALNALIVEDRESELALRKKKYKVEMEIENWVQKYDIEMLEKQEEIEEIDVVYVVEKEQLAELREKFALLDQEYSQIKEERRVKQEQKEKAEKELAILVRAATLIQALWKGYLVRSLLRSKRKKKGKGRRGRK; this is encoded by the exons ATGGCAACCCAAGTAGTTCACCTGTCCACCCAATCAGATGCCAACCTGACCAGAAAGGTGAACCTCAGAATGCCCCTGAAGATCCTAGAGCCTGGTCGGTCAAAGCTATCCACTGTTGAGACCAAGAGAATTATATCTGTGATGGATGATACCATCTTTAAGGTGGAGCTGGTCAGCGCATTCTCTTACATCATCAAGAACCTTGAGGATATGAGTGCAGTGTTGGGACCTGAACTTACAGGGGCTCTTAAGGAACATCTGCGGCTTTCAAACGTTATGGAGGCTACGCTCACCCGCCTTGAAGAGGAAGGGGTTTTGCAAAAGGGCACTGCCAGGGGGTGGCTCATTGACACTGAGGATCCAAGTGGCTACCTTGTCTTGCACATACAAGGCTTAAGGTCTTCTGTCCGAAATATTGTACGCCTGTTTTTTGCTCATCCCTTAGCTTATCAGGCAATACAAGATATTGCCAATTTCAGGCAGCTGGCTGTCTCACAGTTCATTAAAGGCCTTGTGGAGCTCAGGGGGTTCCTGCTTGAGAAGCTTCTGACTACGCCgttagaagaaagagaaagaaatcggTTTATACATGAAATAAGTCAGCGAGACAAGAAAAACACAGAAATGATTGCAGCtttggaggaggaactggcagcGGAGATCAAGAGTCGTGATGATGAG ATCTCTAGGAAGAACGCCACAATCAAGGACCTCAAAACCCACTTGCACAGCCTCTCCAAGGTCTCCGAAAACCAAATCCTGCGCACCCGAGCAGAAGCAGAGAAGGCGCAGAAGACAGAGCTACGTGGGTCTCAGGGCAAGTGTGCCAAGTTCCAGCAGGAGCTGAATCAGCTCAGAGCCGCACTAAATGCCCTCATTGTGGAGGACCGGGAGTCTGAACTTGCTCTCCGGAAG AAAAAATACAAAGTGGAGATGGAAATAGAGAACTGGGTCCAGAAGTATGATATTGAGATGCTAGAAAAGCAG GAGGAGATCGAAGAGATTGACGTGGTCTACGTGGTAGAGAAGGAACAGCTGGCAGAGCTGAGAGAGAAGTTTGCGTTGCTGGATCAGGAATACAGCCAGatcaaggaggagaggagggtgaAGCAGGAGCAGAAGGAGAAGGCCGAGAAGGAGCTGGCCATCCTGGTCCGAGCTGCCACCCTCATCCAAGCCTTGTGGAAGGGCTACCTGGTCAGATCGCTGCTACGgtccaagaggaagaagaagggcaaagggaggagagggaggaagtga